A stretch of DNA from Methanogenium sp. S4BF:
CTCCTGCTCACCACCTCCTCACGCACCATCCAGCGTGACATCAAGGAACTGAGAGGCGCAGGCATCCGGCTGCCGACACGGGGTGCCATTCATGAATACGGGCATATTCCGTCCATACGCTCGGTCTGTGTCGATCGCTTCCTTTGCGGTGAGGATGTGGACAGTACCGCTGATGAATGCGGCGTTTCTGTCGACATCGTCCGCAGATATCACCGGCAGTTCACCGATACCGTGGTGCTGTATGCACGGGGGTACCGGGCAAATGAAATCATTGACGTCACCGGCATTCCCGAAAAGGTGGTCGGAGAATTCCTTATTCTCTATGAATGCCACAAGAACCGGAAGAGTCCGAGGCTGAATGATTTTTTTGCCCGATACACACCGGGCATCATCCAGCGCCCGGTCCCGTTTGCCCCCCGGTAGTCCATCGGCAGTCGGACACACGCACCTGAAGGGAGCATATAATACCTTTGATTAGAGCATTGCGGTCAGGAAAGCCTTAAAATATCAACAATCATTGAAATCAGGCAATTTTTCTCAAAAAATCAATTTTAAGCCAGAATTGGATTTATCACAACTTTGTAATAGTTTCACGTATGCGAAAGGTTTAATATGTATTGGCGTAGAGATAGGGGTGACAAATGTCGCATCAGATCGACAGACCCCCCGGTGTGGAATGACAGACAATACCATCCGCAGTGGCTTCGTCTCTGAACCGGTGACGGACAATGCAGGGAGTATGGCTGCCTACCTTCAGAATCATAAGACCCCCACCGATGACCCCGGGACGATGGGGCAGGGATCCGGGAATGCCCGCTGCCTCATCAGAACAGGCGAGATAGTGGTCCGGTACGGGGAAGAAATTCCGGGCGATGCGACACGGACCCATTGGGTCCGGACAGATGCCAGTGGAGAACACATATGTCGCAAGACAGGTTGTGATAATCCACCCGCGAAGATCCGTTGGTTGAACACGACAGTGCGCAGAGATTCAGGAGGTACCACACAGTGACCCAGATAAACCATACCGTAGAAGGACATCACTATCTCCAAAATCCAACCGTAGATTAGGTCGGAGAACGACAACCACCATCAAAAGAACAGCAACCGGAAAAACGGTGCTAAAACATGAGCACCACAACCATCATACACCAGTCAAGGAGGACACCAATGACAACGTATACTGTAACGCCCAGCCAGGACAGCATCAAGCCCCAGATCCCCGAAGAGAAGCTTCCGGGTTCAGCACGTGCCGTACTGGATATCCTCGAAAATCACGAACCCCGGACATTCTCAGAGATATCCGGCCAGGTCGAATGGGCACCGCGGACAGTCAGAAATGCACTGCGCAGGCTCATTGAGGAAGGGTTTGTCGTCCGGAAGTTCAACTTCACCGACGCACGCCAGGTCTATTACATGCGGCCATAGGTACCAGGCCGACAGAAAAACCCTGCATACGGGAGCGGGAGGCTGCAACCCCGTTTTTTACCGGCAGTTCAGGGTGACGGCACCATATCTTTGCTCAATTACTTTACAGAACGAGAACGGTCGGATACCCCGCGGGTAATATCACCTGCATCCCACCGGACAATACAGAGTGGTTTTCCCAATATCCTTTTCTTTCCCACATCTTTTTTCCGCACTTCAGAACAGAGAATCACTGATATTCCCTGACGGACGATGGAGCCTGTAAATGGCACAAAGAAAACCGGGAAATACCACGAGACAGGGAATCCCAACCCTCCGTTGCAAACCCTAAAGTAAGATTCCTGCGAACAGTGGCGTAATGGGTGTGAATGTCCTCGCCTTTGCGACAAGTCCGCGGCGGCACGGCAATTCTGAGACGCTCCTTGATGCCCTCCTCGACGCGATGGCGG
This window harbors:
- a CDS encoding MarR family winged helix-turn-helix transcriptional regulator, which encodes MTTYTVTPSQDSIKPQIPEEKLPGSARAVLDILENHEPRTFSEISGQVEWAPRTVRNALRRLIEEGFVVRKFNFTDARQVYYMRP